The Hydrogenophaga crocea genome contains a region encoding:
- a CDS encoding alpha/beta fold hydrolase, with product MELLVNGARTYCYTGGKALDPAKPTVVFIHGVLNDHSVWILQSRYLANHGFNVLAVDLPGHARSAGEAPSSVEEAAGFIAALLDAAGVPRAALVGHSWGSLIALEAAARLKDRVTHAVLVGTAYPMKVSPALIESSLNEPEKALRMVNVFSRSTLAAPPSALGPGTWVYGAGMALGRRVLRSNPEVNVFHRGFVACDRYANGEAAMQALTCPVLFVLGALDQMTQARAAKTLIDTGKAAGKRVQVVTLPVGHHQMTETPDATLFAIRDFLRA from the coding sequence ATGGAACTGCTCGTCAACGGCGCCCGCACCTACTGCTACACCGGCGGCAAGGCGCTCGACCCGGCCAAGCCCACGGTGGTGTTCATCCACGGCGTGCTCAACGACCACAGCGTGTGGATCCTGCAAAGCCGCTACCTGGCCAACCACGGCTTCAACGTGCTCGCGGTCGATCTGCCGGGCCACGCTCGCAGCGCGGGCGAAGCGCCGTCCAGCGTCGAGGAAGCCGCCGGTTTCATCGCCGCCCTGCTCGACGCCGCGGGCGTGCCGCGCGCCGCGCTGGTGGGCCACAGCTGGGGCTCGCTGATCGCGCTCGAGGCCGCGGCCCGCCTCAAAGACCGGGTGACGCACGCGGTGCTCGTGGGCACGGCCTACCCCATGAAGGTCTCGCCCGCGCTCATCGAGTCTTCGCTCAACGAGCCCGAGAAGGCGCTGCGCATGGTCAACGTGTTCAGCCGCAGCACGCTGGCCGCGCCGCCCTCGGCCTTGGGCCCGGGCACCTGGGTCTACGGCGCGGGCATGGCGCTGGGCCGGCGCGTGCTGCGCAGCAACCCCGAGGTCAACGTGTTCCACCGCGGCTTCGTGGCCTGCGACCGCTACGCCAACGGCGAGGCCGCCATGCAGGCCCTGACCTGCCCCGTGCTCTTCGTGCTCGGCGCGCTCGACCAGATGACGCAGGCCCGGGCCGCGAAGACGCTGATCGACACCGGCAAAGCCGCGGGCAAGCGGGTGCAGGTGGTCACGCTGCCCGTGGGCCACCACCAGATGACCGAAACCCCCGACGCCACGCTGTTCGCGATCCGCGACTTCCTGCGCGCATGA
- a CDS encoding FAD-binding oxidoreductase yields the protein MKADLLNALRAAVGPAQVLTRDTHDLEAYERDWRQRAHGRALAVVRPGSTDEVAAVVRACAAHGASLVPQGGNTGLVVGSVPDDSGTQVVLSLQRLNAVRAIDRANLTMTVEAGCVLQAVQQAAEAEGLLFPLSLAAEGSCTIGGNLATNAGGTQVLRYGNARELCLGLEVVTPEGEVWHGLSGLRKDNTGYDLRDLFVGSEGTLGIITAATLKLFPQPAATLTAWASVPSLQAAVDLLGLAQQRLAAGLTGFEVMGQFALSLVARHMPQLRVPLWQDTPYCVLLENSDSEGEDHARAQFEGLLEAAMEQGLVSDAVVAESIAQAHALWHIRESIPLAQAQEGLNIKHDISIPVSRIPAFCDEADALLQREIPGVRLVNFGHLGDGNLHYNVQAPAGADAKYFLQTQESRVNQLVFDTVARYHGSISAEHGVGSLKAGHLPHFKDPVALALMRRIKAALDPHNRFNPGRVLTP from the coding sequence ATGAAAGCCGATCTGCTGAACGCCCTGCGTGCCGCCGTGGGCCCCGCCCAGGTGCTCACGCGCGACACCCACGACCTCGAAGCCTACGAGCGCGACTGGCGCCAGCGCGCGCACGGCCGCGCCCTGGCCGTGGTGCGGCCGGGCAGCACCGACGAAGTGGCCGCGGTGGTGCGCGCCTGCGCCGCGCACGGCGCGAGCCTGGTGCCCCAGGGCGGCAACACCGGCCTGGTCGTGGGCTCGGTGCCCGACGACAGCGGCACCCAGGTGGTGCTGAGCCTGCAGCGCCTGAACGCGGTGCGCGCGATCGATCGCGCCAACCTCACCATGACGGTGGAGGCCGGCTGCGTGCTGCAGGCGGTGCAGCAGGCGGCCGAGGCCGAAGGCCTGCTGTTCCCGCTGAGCCTCGCGGCCGAGGGCAGCTGCACCATCGGCGGTAACCTGGCCACCAACGCGGGCGGCACGCAGGTGCTGCGCTACGGCAATGCGCGCGAGCTCTGCCTGGGCCTGGAGGTGGTGACGCCCGAGGGCGAGGTGTGGCATGGCCTCTCGGGCCTGCGCAAGGACAACACCGGCTACGACCTGCGCGACCTGTTCGTGGGCAGCGAGGGCACGCTGGGCATCATCACCGCGGCCACGCTCAAGCTCTTCCCGCAACCCGCGGCCACGCTCACGGCCTGGGCCTCGGTGCCCTCGCTGCAGGCCGCGGTCGATCTGCTGGGCCTGGCGCAGCAGCGCCTGGCAGCCGGGCTCACGGGCTTCGAGGTGATGGGGCAGTTCGCGCTCTCGCTGGTGGCGCGCCACATGCCGCAGCTGAGGGTGCCGCTGTGGCAGGACACGCCCTATTGCGTACTGCTGGAGAACAGCGACAGCGAAGGCGAAGACCACGCGCGCGCCCAGTTCGAGGGCCTGCTCGAGGCCGCCATGGAACAGGGCCTGGTGAGCGACGCGGTGGTGGCCGAATCGATCGCGCAGGCCCATGCGCTCTGGCACATCCGCGAGAGCATCCCGCTCGCGCAGGCGCAGGAAGGCCTGAACATCAAGCACGACATCAGCATCCCGGTGTCGCGCATCCCGGCCTTCTGCGACGAGGCCGACGCGCTGCTGCAGCGCGAAATCCCCGGCGTGCGGCTGGTGAACTTCGGCCACCTGGGCGACGGCAACCTGCACTACAACGTGCAGGCGCCGGCCGGCGCCGATGCCAAATACTTCCTGCAAACGCAGGAAAGCCGCGTGAACCAACTGGTGTTCGACACGGTGGCCCGCTACCATGGCTCGATCAGCGCCGAGCACGGCGTGGGCAGCCTCAAGGCCGGCCACCTGCCGCACTTCAAGGACCCGGTGGCGCTCGCGCTGATGCGCCGCATCAAGGCGGCGCTCGACCCCCACAACCGCTTCAACCCTGGCCGCGTCCTGACGCCATGA
- a CDS encoding DUF2069 domain-containing protein, which translates to MSFLSSDPATRVAFTRRLAVASLVGLIAVGLAWELWLAPLREGGSWWAIKVLPLALPLAGLLKNRMYTYRWVSLLVWLYFTEGVVRATSGESGLSTLMAVLQTLLCITLFVACALHVRLRLRAAGPEAVAADVAAANAAAERAVAREP; encoded by the coding sequence ATGTCGTTCCTCTCTTCCGATCCGGCCACGCGCGTGGCCTTCACGCGGCGCCTGGCCGTCGCGAGCCTGGTGGGCCTGATCGCCGTCGGCCTGGCCTGGGAGCTCTGGCTCGCGCCGCTGCGCGAAGGCGGCTCGTGGTGGGCCATCAAGGTGCTGCCGCTGGCGCTGCCGCTGGCCGGCCTGCTCAAGAACCGCATGTACACCTACCGCTGGGTCAGCCTGCTGGTCTGGCTGTACTTCACCGAGGGCGTGGTGCGCGCCACCAGCGGCGAGAGCGGCCTGTCCACGCTCATGGCCGTGCTGCAGACCCTGCTGTGCATCACGCTGTTCGTGGCCTGCGCCCTGCACGTGCGGCTGCGCCTGCGCGCGGCCGGGCCCGAGGCCGTGGCGGCCGACGTGGCCGCGGCCAATGCCGCGGCCGAGCGCGCGGTGGCGCGCGAACCCTGA
- a CDS encoding thymidylate synthase — MTTARPVRSQYEDFMRHVYTTGVPKTDRTGTGTVSVFGHQMRFDLNEGFPLVTTKKVFTKAIIVELLWFLRGDSNVKWLQERGCTIWDEWAREDGDLGPVYGVQWRNWPTPDGQHIDQIAEVVKQLKTNPDSRRIIVSAWNVADLNKMALMPCHAFFQFYVADGKLSCQLYQRSADIFLGVPFNIASYALLTHMLAQQCDLQVGEFIWTGGDCHIYSNHREQVELQLSRTPYPYPTLRIKRRPASIFDYELDDFEILDYQHHPVIKAPVAV; from the coding sequence ATGACCACCGCCCGCCCCGTCCGCTCCCAGTACGAAGATTTCATGCGCCACGTGTACACCACGGGCGTGCCCAAGACGGACCGCACGGGCACCGGCACGGTCAGCGTGTTCGGCCACCAGATGCGCTTCGACCTCAACGAAGGCTTCCCGCTCGTGACCACCAAGAAGGTGTTCACCAAGGCCATCATCGTGGAGCTGCTGTGGTTCCTGCGCGGCGACAGCAACGTGAAATGGCTGCAGGAGCGCGGCTGCACCATCTGGGACGAATGGGCGCGCGAAGACGGCGACCTCGGCCCGGTGTACGGCGTGCAGTGGCGCAACTGGCCCACGCCCGACGGCCAGCACATCGACCAGATCGCCGAGGTGGTCAAGCAGCTCAAGACCAACCCCGACTCGCGCCGCATCATCGTGAGCGCCTGGAACGTGGCCGACCTGAACAAGATGGCGCTCATGCCCTGCCACGCCTTCTTCCAGTTCTACGTGGCCGACGGCAAGCTGAGCTGCCAGCTCTACCAGCGCAGCGCCGACATCTTTCTCGGCGTGCCCTTCAACATCGCGAGCTACGCGCTGCTCACCCACATGCTGGCGCAGCAGTGCGACCTGCAGGTGGGCGAGTTCATCTGGACCGGCGGCGACTGCCACATCTACAGCAACCACCGCGAACAGGTCGAGCTGCAACTCTCGCGCACGCCCTACCCCTATCCCACGCTGCGCATCAAGCGCCGTCCGGCCTCGATCTTCGACTACGAGCTCGACGACTTCGAGATCCTCGACTACCAGCACCACCCGGTGATCAAGGCGCCCGTGGCGGTCTGA
- the xth gene encoding exodeoxyribonuclease III: MRLATWNVNSLSIRLPQVLDWLAANPVEVLVLQELKLTDDKFPAQAFTDAGYHAQWHGQKTYNGVALLSKSPATDVVKNIPGFEDDHARVIAGTVEGIRVIGGYFPNGQAPGSDKFAYKMRWLDALREWVRGELAAHPSLVLMGDYNITFDDLDVWDPVGLRETIHCTTEERTQLQALIGLGLTDSVRLFPQPEKNYSWWDYRDLAFRRNRGLRIDHILVSEALKARATACAVDKLPRKNERPSDHAPVVLTLA; this comes from the coding sequence ATGCGCCTTGCCACCTGGAACGTCAACTCGCTGTCCATCCGCCTGCCGCAGGTGCTCGACTGGCTCGCGGCCAACCCGGTCGAGGTGCTGGTGCTGCAGGAGCTCAAGCTCACCGACGACAAGTTCCCCGCGCAGGCCTTCACCGATGCGGGCTACCACGCGCAGTGGCACGGGCAGAAGACCTACAACGGCGTGGCGCTGCTGAGCAAGTCGCCGGCCACCGACGTGGTGAAGAACATCCCGGGCTTCGAGGACGACCACGCGCGCGTGATCGCCGGCACGGTCGAGGGCATCCGCGTGATCGGGGGCTACTTTCCCAATGGCCAGGCGCCGGGCAGCGACAAGTTCGCCTACAAGATGCGCTGGCTCGACGCGCTGCGCGAGTGGGTGCGCGGCGAGCTCGCGGCGCACCCGTCGCTGGTGCTCATGGGCGACTACAACATCACCTTCGACGACCTCGACGTGTGGGACCCGGTGGGCCTGCGCGAGACCATCCACTGCACGACCGAGGAGCGCACGCAGCTGCAGGCACTGATCGGCCTGGGCCTGACCGACAGCGTGCGCCTGTTCCCCCAGCCCGAGAAAAACTATTCCTGGTGGGATTACCGCGACCTCGCCTTCCGCCGCAACCGCGGCCTGCGCATCGACCACATCCTGGTGAGCGAGGCGCTCAAGGCCCGCGCCACGGCCTGCGCGGTGGACAAGCTGCCGCGCAAGAACGAGCGCCCGAGCGATCACGCGCCGGTGGTACTCACGCTGGCGTGA
- a CDS encoding YihY family inner membrane protein, whose amino-acid sequence MTLSERLDTLRPLARDLWRNALNFPWRTTALTLQERFREDRLGLTASSLTFTTTISLVPLFALALAIFSAFPMFDRLQRGLQRSLVESLVPESIARPVLMYLNQFAAKATQMGWAGALALLVTALALILTIDRKLNDIWRVRQARPVTQRILVYWAVLTLGPLLLAASAAATTYAFGGARGLAGLPGPLRLLIDSLQLLLVTAGMAALYRYVPNTRVRWSHALVGGLFTAVGLEVAKQVLAWYLKQVPTFSVLYGTFATVPILLVWIYLGWVIVLLGAVIAAYLPSLLRGVARRGDVPGWSFQLALELLAQLAVARAGQPRGQSLEAIAAALRVEALQLEEPVAALVALDWLGRLDEEGERYVLLIDPATTALGPLMERLLLARHSATARLWERSHWAGMTVAEALPEPLMPR is encoded by the coding sequence ATGACCTTGTCCGAGCGGCTCGACACCCTGCGTCCCCTGGCGCGCGACCTCTGGCGCAACGCGCTGAATTTCCCGTGGCGCACCACCGCGCTCACGCTGCAGGAGCGCTTCCGCGAAGACCGCCTGGGCCTCACCGCCAGCAGCCTCACCTTCACCACCACGATCTCGCTGGTGCCGCTGTTCGCGCTGGCGCTGGCCATCTTCAGCGCCTTTCCCATGTTCGACCGGCTGCAGCGCGGCCTGCAGCGCAGCCTGGTGGAGAGCCTGGTGCCCGAGAGCATCGCGCGCCCGGTGCTGATGTACCTCAACCAGTTCGCGGCCAAGGCCACGCAGATGGGCTGGGCGGGCGCGCTGGCGCTGCTGGTCACGGCGCTCGCGCTCATCCTCACCATCGACCGCAAGCTCAACGACATCTGGCGCGTGCGCCAGGCACGGCCGGTGACGCAGCGCATCCTGGTGTACTGGGCGGTGCTCACGCTGGGGCCGCTGCTGCTGGCGGCGAGCGCGGCGGCCACCACCTACGCCTTCGGCGGCGCGCGCGGCCTCGCGGGCCTGCCGGGGCCGCTGCGCCTGCTGATCGATTCGCTGCAATTGCTGCTGGTGACCGCGGGCATGGCCGCGCTGTACCGCTACGTGCCCAACACGCGCGTGCGCTGGAGCCACGCGCTCGTGGGCGGCCTGTTCACCGCGGTGGGCCTGGAGGTGGCCAAGCAGGTGCTGGCCTGGTACCTCAAGCAGGTGCCCACCTTTTCGGTGCTCTACGGCACCTTCGCCACCGTGCCCATCCTGCTGGTGTGGATCTACCTGGGCTGGGTGATCGTGCTGCTGGGCGCGGTGATCGCGGCCTACCTGCCGAGCCTGCTGCGCGGCGTGGCGCGGCGCGGTGACGTGCCGGGCTGGAGCTTCCAGCTCGCGCTCGAACTGCTGGCCCAACTCGCCGTGGCGCGCGCCGGGCAGCCGCGCGGCCAGAGCCTGGAAGCGATCGCGGCCGCGCTGCGCGTGGAGGCGCTGCAGCTCGAAGAGCCGGTGGCCGCGCTGGTGGCGCTCGACTGGCTGGGCCGGCTCGACGAAGAGGGCGAGCGCTACGTGCTGCTGATCGACCCGGCCACGACCGCGCTGGGCCCGCTCATGGAGCGGCTGCTGCTGGCGCGGCACAGCGCCACGGCGCGCCTGTGGGAGCGCAGCCATTGGGCCGGCATGACCGTGGCCGAGGCCCTGCCCGAGCCGCTCATGCCACGCTGA
- a CDS encoding O-acetylhomoserine aminocarboxypropyltransferase codes for MAGHADPGFDTLALHAGASPDPATGARAVPIHLSTSFVFESSEHAAALFNLERAGHVYSRISNPTNAVFEQRMAALEGGIGAIATASGQAALHLAVATLMGAGSHIVASTALYGGSQNLLHYTLRRFGIDTTFVKPGDIDGWRAAVRPNTKLFFGETVGNPGLDVLDIPTVAQIAHEARVPLLVDSTLTTPYLVKPLELGADLVYHSATKFLSGHGTVIGGVVVDGGSFDWDAAGHYPEFSEPYEGFHNMVFTEESTVGAFLLRARREGLRDFGACMSPHSAWLILQGIETLSLRMDRHMANTEKLVQFLASHPLVGRVGHPLIESHPSHALAGKLLRFGARGAGSVFSFDIKGSRAQGRAFIEALKLFSHLANVGDCRSLVIHPASTTHFRMSDEALAGAGIGPGTIRLSIGLEDADDLIDDLKRALKAAEKAA; via the coding sequence ATGGCAGGCCATGCCGACCCCGGCTTCGACACGCTCGCGCTGCACGCGGGCGCCAGCCCCGACCCCGCCACCGGCGCACGCGCCGTGCCCATCCACCTGAGCACCTCGTTCGTCTTCGAGTCGAGCGAGCACGCCGCGGCCCTGTTCAACCTGGAGCGCGCGGGCCACGTGTACAGCCGCATCAGCAACCCCACCAACGCGGTGTTCGAGCAGCGCATGGCCGCGCTCGAAGGCGGCATCGGCGCCATCGCCACGGCCAGCGGCCAGGCCGCGCTGCACCTGGCGGTGGCCACGCTCATGGGCGCGGGCTCGCACATCGTGGCCAGCACCGCGCTCTACGGCGGCAGCCAGAACCTGCTGCACTACACGCTGCGCCGCTTCGGCATAGACACCACCTTCGTCAAGCCCGGCGATATCGACGGCTGGCGCGCGGCGGTGCGGCCCAACACCAAGCTGTTCTTCGGCGAGACCGTGGGCAACCCCGGGCTGGACGTGCTCGACATCCCCACCGTGGCGCAGATCGCGCACGAGGCCAGGGTGCCGCTGCTGGTCGATTCCACGCTCACCACGCCCTATCTGGTGAAGCCGCTCGAGCTCGGCGCCGACCTGGTCTACCACTCGGCCACCAAGTTCCTCAGCGGCCACGGCACGGTCATCGGCGGCGTGGTGGTCGACGGCGGCAGTTTCGACTGGGACGCCGCGGGCCACTACCCCGAGTTCAGCGAGCCCTACGAGGGCTTCCACAACATGGTGTTCACCGAGGAAAGCACCGTGGGCGCCTTCCTGCTGCGCGCGCGCCGCGAGGGCCTGCGCGACTTCGGCGCCTGCATGAGCCCGCACTCGGCCTGGCTGATCCTGCAGGGCATCGAGACGCTGTCGCTGCGCATGGACCGCCACATGGCCAACACCGAGAAGCTGGTGCAGTTCCTCGCGAGCCACCCGCTGGTGGGGCGCGTGGGCCACCCGCTGATCGAATCGCACCCCAGCCATGCGCTTGCCGGCAAGCTGCTGCGCTTTGGCGCGCGCGGCGCGGGCTCGGTGTTCAGCTTCGACATCAAAGGCTCGCGCGCCCAGGGCCGCGCCTTCATCGAGGCGCTCAAGCTGTTCAGCCACCTCGCCAATGTGGGCGACTGCCGCTCCCTGGTGATCCACCCCGCGAGCACCACCCATTTCCGCATGAGCGACGAGGCGCTCGCGGGCGCGGGCATCGGCCCCGGCACCATCCGCCTGTCCATCGGTCTCGAAGACGCCGACGACCTGATCGACGACCTCAAGCGCGCGCTCAAGGCCGCAGAAAAGGCCGCGTGA
- a CDS encoding CBS domain-containing protein, with amino-acid sequence MKVSDILRVKGGTLYTVSPDERLEIAVQTMAQYDIGSLAVMEHGELVGMLTFRELIETLADNGGQLGNRTVRSVMDDHPMTCTPETELEQVRPMMLEKHTRYMPVMESRMLMGVISFYDVAKAVVDSQNFENKMLKAYIRDWPEEEAAQDPQPR; translated from the coding sequence ATGAAAGTCAGCGACATCCTGCGCGTCAAGGGCGGCACGCTCTACACCGTTTCCCCGGACGAACGCCTCGAAATCGCGGTGCAGACCATGGCGCAGTACGACATCGGCTCGCTGGCCGTGATGGAACACGGCGAGCTCGTGGGCATGCTGACCTTCCGCGAACTCATCGAGACCCTGGCCGACAACGGCGGCCAGCTCGGCAACCGCACCGTGCGCTCGGTGATGGACGACCACCCCATGACCTGCACGCCCGAGACCGAGCTCGAACAGGTGCGGCCCATGATGCTCGAGAAGCACACGCGCTACATGCCGGTCATGGAGAGTCGCATGCTCATGGGCGTGATCAGCTTCTACGACGTGGCCAAGGCCGTGGTGGACAGCCAGAACTTCGAGAACAAGATGCTCAAGGCCTACATCCGCGACTGGCCCGAGGAAGAAGCTGCGCAAGACCCGCAGCCGCGCTGA
- a CDS encoding cytochrome P450 has translation MITAELITPPMAPERAQAIAQAFDLRALPPDFFANPYPVYRALREREPIRRMPDGSVFLTRWADLVAVYRDAQAFSSDKQVEFAPKYGRGTPLFEHHTTSLVFNDPPLHTRVRRLIMGALTRRAIADMEAGLVELVDRLLDGIAAHEGGDLIEDFAAAIPVEIIGNLLGVPHAERGPLREWSLAILGALEPVVTPAQAERGHRAVTEMCDYLRTLVAARRLAPGDPERDVLTRLIQGEADGEQLSEVELLQNCIFLLNAGHETTTNLIGNALVALHEHPAVRAQLLQRMDAGDEVAVLDRAVDEFLRYESSNQLGNRRAVKDTRIGELDLPAGTLVTLCIGAANRDPAQFTDPETLDIAREPNKHLAFGFGIHQCAGLSLARLEGRIAIGRFLRRFPAYRLTAAPTRGGRARFRGFLAAPFSVA, from the coding sequence ATGATCACCGCCGAGCTCATCACCCCCCCGATGGCGCCCGAGCGCGCCCAGGCCATTGCGCAGGCCTTCGACCTGCGCGCCCTGCCGCCCGACTTCTTCGCCAACCCCTACCCGGTCTACCGCGCGCTGCGCGAGCGCGAGCCGATCCGCCGCATGCCCGACGGCTCGGTCTTCCTCACGCGCTGGGCCGACCTGGTGGCCGTGTACCGCGACGCCCAGGCCTTCAGCTCGGACAAGCAGGTGGAGTTCGCGCCCAAGTACGGCCGGGGCACGCCGCTGTTCGAGCACCACACCACCAGCCTGGTGTTCAACGACCCGCCGCTGCACACGCGCGTGCGCCGCCTGATCATGGGCGCGCTCACGCGCCGCGCCATCGCCGACATGGAGGCCGGCCTGGTGGAACTGGTCGACCGCCTGCTCGACGGCATCGCGGCGCACGAAGGCGGCGACCTGATCGAAGACTTCGCGGCCGCCATTCCGGTGGAGATCATCGGCAACCTGCTGGGCGTGCCGCACGCCGAGCGCGGGCCACTGCGCGAATGGTCGCTCGCCATCCTGGGCGCCCTCGAACCGGTGGTGACGCCCGCGCAGGCCGAGCGCGGCCACCGCGCCGTGACCGAGATGTGCGACTACCTACGCACCCTGGTGGCCGCGCGGCGCCTGGCCCCCGGAGACCCGGAGCGCGACGTGCTCACGCGCCTGATCCAGGGCGAAGCCGACGGCGAGCAGCTGAGCGAGGTCGAGCTGCTGCAGAACTGCATCTTCCTGCTCAACGCGGGCCACGAGACCACCACCAACCTGATCGGCAACGCGCTGGTGGCGCTGCACGAACACCCGGCCGTGCGCGCGCAACTGCTGCAGCGCATGGACGCCGGCGACGAGGTGGCCGTGCTCGACCGCGCGGTCGACGAGTTCCTACGCTACGAGTCGTCGAACCAGTTGGGCAACCGCCGCGCCGTGAAAGACACGCGCATCGGCGAACTCGACCTGCCCGCGGGCACGCTGGTGACGTTGTGCATCGGCGCGGCCAACCGCGACCCGGCGCAGTTCACCGACCCGGAAACGCTGGACATCGCGCGCGAGCCCAACAAGCACCTGGCCTTCGGCTTCGGCATCCACCAGTGCGCGGGGCTGAGCCTGGCGCGGCTCGAAGGGCGCATCGCCATCGGCCGCTTCCTGCGGCGCTTTCCGGCCTACCGGCTCACGGCCGCGCCCACGCGCGGCGGGCGGGCGCGCTTCCGCGGTTTCCTGGCCGCGCCGTTCAGCGTGGCATGA
- a CDS encoding transglycosylase SLT domain-containing protein: MNPLLRRTLPALAIGLGACAGAAQAVQPVDGALRQQWREQAIAYEHGEGVPRDAAQAVRLYCQAALAGDAVSAFNLGWMHANGRGLSRNDALAAHWFARAALLGDERAAEMFKRLGVAAEKPDCVRDAERREARAASEQAERAEQQREAERKAALATAYRAHVDGAEQQRIMKIVYRLAPRYGLEPGLVYAVIRAESNFNVHAVSDKNAQGLMQLIPETAARFAISKPFDAEQNIRGGMSYLRWLLSYFRGQVPLAVAAYNAGEGAVDKHGGIPPFAETRDYVRRIQRFYALTEHPFDPTIAPASPLLAQTVSARP, from the coding sequence ATGAACCCGCTGCTTCGCCGCACGCTGCCCGCCCTGGCCATCGGCCTGGGCGCGTGCGCGGGCGCGGCGCAGGCGGTGCAGCCGGTGGACGGCGCGCTGCGCCAGCAATGGCGCGAACAGGCGATCGCGTACGAGCATGGCGAGGGCGTGCCGCGCGACGCGGCACAGGCGGTCCGCCTGTACTGCCAGGCCGCGCTCGCGGGCGACGCGGTGTCGGCCTTCAACCTGGGCTGGATGCACGCCAACGGCCGCGGCCTGTCGCGCAACGACGCGCTCGCGGCGCACTGGTTCGCGCGCGCCGCGCTGCTCGGCGACGAGCGTGCGGCCGAGATGTTCAAGCGCCTGGGCGTGGCCGCCGAAAAGCCCGACTGCGTGCGCGATGCCGAACGGCGCGAGGCGCGCGCGGCCAGCGAACAGGCCGAACGCGCCGAACAGCAGCGCGAGGCCGAACGCAAGGCCGCACTGGCCACGGCCTACCGCGCCCATGTGGACGGGGCCGAGCAGCAGCGCATCATGAAGATCGTCTACAGGCTCGCGCCGCGCTACGGGCTCGAGCCGGGCCTGGTGTATGCGGTGATCCGCGCCGAGTCCAACTTCAACGTGCACGCGGTGTCCGACAAGAACGCCCAGGGGCTGATGCAGCTCATTCCCGAGACCGCGGCGCGCTTCGCGATCAGCAAGCCCTTCGATGCCGAGCAGAACATCCGCGGCGGCATGAGCTACCTGCGCTGGCTGCTGTCGTACTTCCGCGGCCAGGTGCCCCTGGCGGTGGCGGCCTACAACGCGGGCGAGGGCGCGGTCGACAAGCACGGCGGCATCCCGCCGTTCGCCGAGACGCGCGACTACGTGCGCCGCATCCAGCGCTTCTACGCGCTCACCGAGCACCCGTTCGACCCCACCATCGCCCCCGCCTCGCCCCTGCTCGCGCAAACGGTTTCGGCGCGGCCCTGA
- a CDS encoding dihydrofolate reductase, whose product MPRLNLIYARAANGVIGKDNALPWHLPEDLAHFKRHTLGAPVLMGRKTWDSLPPRFRPLPGRQNTVLTRDAQWRAEGAQRAGSLPEALALCGDAPEIWVIGGAELYREALPHAQRAVVTEIAQAFEGDAFMPALGPEWTETAREAHTAANGLPFAFVTYVRKP is encoded by the coding sequence ATGCCCCGCCTGAACCTCATCTACGCGCGCGCCGCCAACGGCGTGATCGGCAAGGACAACGCCCTGCCCTGGCACCTGCCCGAAGACCTTGCACACTTCAAGCGCCACACGCTGGGCGCCCCCGTGCTCATGGGCCGCAAGACCTGGGACTCGCTGCCCCCGCGTTTTCGGCCGCTGCCGGGCCGTCAGAACACCGTGCTCACGCGCGACGCGCAATGGCGGGCCGAGGGCGCGCAGCGCGCGGGCTCCTTGCCCGAGGCGCTGGCCCTGTGCGGCGACGCGCCCGAGATCTGGGTGATCGGCGGCGCCGAGCTCTACCGCGAAGCGCTGCCCCACGCCCAGCGCGCGGTCGTGACCGAGATCGCACAGGCCTTCGAGGGCGACGCCTTCATGCCCGCGCTCGGCCCCGAATGGACCGAAACCGCGCGCGAGGCCCATACCGCGGCGAACGGCCTGCCATTCGCCTTCGTGACCTACGTGCGAAAGCCCTGA